In the genome of Bradyrhizobium sp. CIAT3101, one region contains:
- a CDS encoding SEC-C domain-containing protein, with amino-acid sequence MRTSLPQHASRYFQIGDDPPLFVWLQRTGYLPDMKMLRAKAQAGAIMAGQSHTFTVLAYITPDGTYSRVIPVAVDVPAKGTPEYGELQGDVARMNARKYAILSEAVERERELAGVRMPGANDPCWCGSGKKYRNCHGP; translated from the coding sequence GTGCGCACCAGCCTGCCGCAACATGCAAGCCGCTATTTTCAGATCGGTGACGATCCGCCGCTTTTCGTGTGGCTGCAACGCACAGGATATCTGCCGGACATGAAGATGCTTCGCGCGAAAGCGCAAGCCGGCGCGATAATGGCAGGGCAGTCGCACACGTTTACGGTGCTTGCCTACATAACACCCGACGGGACCTATTCGCGCGTCATTCCTGTTGCCGTCGATGTCCCCGCGAAAGGAACACCGGAGTATGGTGAGCTTCAAGGTGACGTAGCGCGGATGAATGCGCGGAAATACGCGATCCTCTCAGAGGCAGTCGAAAGGGAGCGCGAGCTCGCGGGCGTACGCATGCCCGGCGCTAATGACCCCTGCTGGTGTGGAAGCGGCAAGAAATACAGGAACTGTCATGGGCCCTGA
- a CDS encoding type II toxin-antitoxin system HipA family toxin — translation MTNELVALLDGKEVGRVRNDARGRLTFVYDSAWREARDAYPISLSMPLAAEQHGPSVVQSFLWGLLPDNEHVLDRWAKKYQVSARNVFALISHVGEDCAGAIQFVTPERLEVLRSGAGDNVEWLTEADVAKRLKILREDHAAWRLPRDTGQFSLAGAQPKTTLLWQNNKWGLPSGRIPTTHILKPPTGHFDGHAENEHICLNLARNLGLPVAETKVMRFGDEIAIVVARYDRQLSGNAVVRVHQEDMCQARGIMPTEKYQNEGGPSPTDIIELLRTHSTNSVDDIDTFIDALGFNWLIGGTDAHAKNYSLLLASGPTVRLAPLYDVASILPYDDVELQKMKLAMKIGGEYRMSQVSLRDWQKFARETRFDAGKVVAGLNSMAERLPDHVTDICAAAQAEGLDNAIIKRLADKLVERAKDCRRILNGA, via the coding sequence ATGACAAACGAACTTGTCGCACTGCTGGATGGCAAGGAAGTCGGTCGCGTGCGTAACGACGCGCGGGGCCGGCTTACCTTTGTCTATGACAGCGCTTGGCGCGAAGCGAGGGACGCATATCCGATTTCGCTTTCCATGCCGCTTGCAGCCGAGCAACACGGCCCATCAGTCGTTCAGTCATTCCTTTGGGGACTTCTACCGGATAACGAACACGTTCTCGATCGCTGGGCCAAGAAATACCAGGTCTCCGCCCGCAACGTGTTTGCCCTGATCTCCCATGTTGGCGAGGATTGTGCAGGCGCCATTCAGTTCGTCACGCCTGAACGTCTGGAAGTCTTGCGGAGTGGTGCCGGTGACAACGTCGAATGGCTCACGGAAGCAGACGTCGCAAAGCGTCTGAAGATACTGCGCGAAGATCACGCTGCGTGGCGATTGCCGCGCGATACCGGACAGTTCAGCCTCGCCGGAGCCCAACCGAAGACGACACTCCTTTGGCAAAACAACAAATGGGGGCTGCCATCTGGACGCATTCCGACCACGCACATTCTGAAACCTCCGACCGGCCACTTCGACGGCCACGCGGAGAACGAACACATCTGTCTTAATCTCGCACGCAACCTCGGTTTGCCCGTTGCTGAAACCAAGGTTATGCGCTTTGGAGATGAAATCGCAATCGTCGTCGCACGCTATGACCGGCAGCTTAGCGGCAATGCCGTTGTTCGCGTCCATCAGGAAGACATGTGCCAGGCTCGCGGCATCATGCCAACCGAGAAATATCAAAATGAGGGTGGTCCATCCCCCACAGATATCATCGAACTCCTTCGTACCCATTCCACAAATAGTGTGGATGACATCGACACATTCATCGATGCCCTTGGCTTCAATTGGCTCATCGGGGGCACCGATGCGCATGCCAAGAATTATTCGCTGTTGCTCGCCAGCGGCCCTACGGTGCGGCTCGCACCGCTCTACGACGTCGCCAGCATTTTGCCCTATGACGATGTCGAGCTCCAGAAAATGAAGCTCGCGATGAAGATCGGCGGCGAATACAGGATGAGCCAGGTCAGTCTACGTGACTGGCAGAAGTTCGCTCGTGAAACCCGCTTCGACGCCGGCAAGGTTGTTGCCGGCCTCAATTCCATGGCCGAGCGGCTCCCTGACCACGTAACCGACATATGTGCTGCCGCGCAGGCCGAAGGGCTCGACAATGCCATCATCAAGCGTCTGGCCGACAAGCTGGTCGAGCGAGCAAAAGACTGCCGACGTATCCTGAACGGTGCCTAA
- a CDS encoding helix-turn-helix domain-containing protein translates to MLIRTSTDLGAIIRDRRKRLKLDQSSFAKRIGVSRQWVIEVEHGHARAELGLVLRALDALGIRLDAASEPPHSRGAEKSAVDINAIVAKARKSRP, encoded by the coding sequence ATGCTGATACGAACATCTACCGATCTCGGAGCTATCATTCGAGACAGGCGCAAACGGCTCAAGCTCGATCAGTCGAGCTTCGCGAAGCGTATTGGCGTCAGCCGGCAGTGGGTTATCGAAGTCGAACACGGTCACGCGCGCGCCGAACTCGGCTTGGTGCTCCGCGCTCTTGACGCTCTCGGCATCCGCCTGGATGCGGCCAGTGAACCGCCTCACAGCCGCGGAGCAGAAAAGTCTGCCGTCGATATCAATGCCATCGTGGCAAAAGCCAGGAAGAGCAGGCCATGA
- a CDS encoding acyl-CoA dehydrogenase family protein — protein sequence MSKDNLARVAQDHIYSGLDEAIESTVKFHAERNDLEGRFPRENLQALAAAGWTGVLNEPRFGGLGLGHGDFAEAAYRLGQHDASTGLVYVMHVGAAQTINLFGNDDQKERWLKAKGGTLLGTYSTSERASGGHWWYNFSEAGRDGENYVLNAEKSFTTSSGQADFYVVQTRSPAAKDQTDISFFIVDSKVPGIEAGPWEALGVRANHSGPIRYKGVKVPSRDRLGAEGQGKEIIYDGVSPVYLIGLGAVWEGVARGTLNAAVAHTLNFVHKDKNKSLSDYQAIRQELGAAKVLVETLRPWRNELAARLDQLWRAGKPQSEVLIPLTEFKVHAAEVANKVAAAALTVTGGYGYRRGPIERSFRDARAAIAMGPSNVIARDWIGKSLVGLPLELFYEGGE from the coding sequence ATGAGCAAGGACAATCTGGCGCGTGTTGCGCAGGATCACATCTATTCTGGCCTCGACGAAGCAATCGAGAGCACGGTCAAGTTTCACGCCGAGCGCAATGACCTCGAAGGCCGGTTCCCGAGAGAAAATCTGCAGGCGTTGGCTGCGGCTGGCTGGACCGGGGTTCTCAATGAGCCGCGTTTCGGCGGGCTTGGCCTCGGCCACGGCGACTTCGCCGAGGCAGCCTATCGCCTCGGCCAGCATGATGCCTCGACAGGGCTCGTCTATGTCATGCATGTCGGCGCTGCACAGACCATCAACCTGTTCGGCAATGACGATCAGAAGGAGCGTTGGCTCAAGGCGAAGGGCGGTACGCTGCTCGGCACCTATTCGACCAGCGAGCGTGCCTCCGGAGGACATTGGTGGTACAATTTCTCGGAAGCCGGACGTGACGGTGAAAACTATGTCCTCAACGCCGAGAAGTCCTTCACGACGAGTTCGGGCCAGGCCGACTTCTACGTGGTCCAGACGCGCTCTCCCGCCGCCAAGGACCAGACCGATATCTCCTTCTTCATCGTCGACAGCAAGGTACCTGGAATCGAAGCTGGCCCGTGGGAGGCGCTTGGCGTCCGGGCAAATCACTCGGGCCCGATCCGCTATAAGGGCGTCAAGGTTCCAAGCCGCGACCGGCTCGGCGCCGAGGGACAGGGCAAGGAGATCATCTATGATGGCGTCTCGCCTGTTTACCTGATCGGTCTTGGTGCGGTGTGGGAAGGCGTGGCGAGGGGCACGCTCAATGCAGCGGTCGCGCACACCTTGAACTTCGTCCACAAGGACAAGAACAAGAGCCTGTCGGACTATCAGGCTATCCGCCAGGAGCTCGGGGCCGCAAAAGTGCTTGTCGAAACCCTGCGCCCGTGGCGCAACGAGCTCGCCGCCAGGCTGGATCAGCTGTGGCGTGCTGGCAAGCCGCAAAGCGAGGTCCTGATTCCGCTCACGGAGTTCAAGGTCCATGCCGCCGAAGTAGCCAACAAGGTGGCCGCCGCGGCGCTGACCGTGACCGGCGGTTACGGTTATCGGCGTGGGCCGATCGAACGGTCGTTCCGGGATGCCCGTGCTGCCATCGCGATGGGGCCCTCCAATGTGATTGCGCGGGACTGGATCGGAAAGTCGCTGGTCGGGTTGCCGCTTGAGCTGTTTTACGAGGGCGGAGAATAG
- a CDS encoding ABC transporter ATP-binding protein — protein MSDHLLVLEGLATTYNHAIRALSDVSLSLRRGEIVALLGANGAGKSTTLKAVSNLLHAKRGQLTAGRILFDGRDATTLAPAELVRLGLVPVLEGRHCFRALTVEENLVTGGIGGGLSRRQVAAGLERVYTLFPRLKERRRSASGLTSGGEQQMTAIGRALMARPRLLLLDEPSMGLAPLVVETIFSTLKALNREEGLSILVAEQNSTIALRYADRTAVLDGGSTVLTGDAADLRGRAEIKALYLGNPEESASHLAALWRGSPADHAA, from the coding sequence ATGAGCGACCATCTTCTCGTCCTCGAAGGCCTGGCCACGACCTACAACCATGCCATTCGCGCGCTGTCGGACGTCTCGCTCAGCTTGCGCCGGGGCGAGATCGTCGCGCTGCTTGGCGCCAACGGCGCGGGCAAGTCCACGACGCTGAAAGCGGTTTCCAATCTTCTTCATGCCAAGCGTGGCCAGCTCACGGCGGGGCGCATCCTGTTCGACGGGCGCGATGCCACCACGCTCGCGCCGGCCGAGCTGGTTCGGCTGGGGCTGGTCCCGGTGCTCGAAGGTCGCCACTGCTTTCGTGCGCTCACGGTCGAGGAGAATCTGGTCACCGGCGGCATTGGAGGCGGCTTGTCGCGACGCCAGGTCGCGGCAGGACTTGAGCGCGTCTACACATTGTTTCCGCGCCTGAAAGAGCGCCGGCGGTCCGCTTCAGGGCTGACGTCGGGCGGCGAGCAGCAGATGACCGCCATCGGCCGTGCCTTGATGGCTCGCCCACGGCTGTTGCTGCTGGACGAGCCGTCGATGGGACTTGCCCCCCTCGTGGTTGAAACGATCTTCAGCACTCTGAAGGCGCTCAATCGCGAGGAGGGATTGTCGATCCTGGTCGCCGAGCAGAACTCGACGATTGCACTGCGCTACGCCGACCGAACCGCGGTGCTCGACGGCGGATCGACGGTGCTGACGGGCGACGCCGCAGACTTGCGCGGGCGCGCCGAGATAAAGGCCCTCTATCTCGGAAATCCAGAGGAGAGCGCGTCGCATCTTGCCGCGTTATGGCGCGGATCGCCAGCCGATCATGCGGCTTGA
- a CDS encoding ABC transporter substrate-binding protein produces MRLSKSLRSVALAAALAISAALPAHADEQFFPLQSYRVGPYAAGGTGFFGGFIDYLNLINIRDGGVNGVKLTWEEGETQYEVERGVEVYERLKSHPGVAAWNPLSVGIAYAMIDRITKDKVPLITVNHGRTDSTDGRVFPYVFPLLLNPYSETSGIVNYIASREGGADKLKGKKIVVLYHGSPYGKETIPIYKLLADKYGFSLEQIEVPHPGNEQQSQWLSIRRAKPDYVVLRGWGVMNPVALKTAQKVGFPVDRIIGNVWSNSEEDVIPAGDAAKGYVAITTQASGAEYPVLQEVIKTVYGAGKGNLDDKKRIGSVYHNLGIVNGILNVEAVRIAQQKFGKRTLTGDEVRWGFEHLQLDPARVEALGANDLFHSINVTWDNHEGDGRVTFQQWDGTKWKVVSDWIAPDWAFLRPIIEKSSAAYATEHNIKIRTSDDTPVGQ; encoded by the coding sequence ATGCGTCTGTCCAAATCCCTTCGAAGTGTGGCGCTCGCCGCCGCGCTCGCCATCAGTGCCGCGCTGCCGGCGCACGCCGACGAGCAGTTCTTCCCACTGCAGAGCTATCGCGTCGGCCCCTACGCGGCTGGCGGCACCGGATTCTTCGGCGGCTTCATCGACTATCTGAACCTCATCAATATCCGCGACGGCGGCGTCAACGGCGTCAAGCTGACTTGGGAGGAGGGCGAGACGCAGTACGAGGTCGAGCGCGGCGTTGAGGTCTATGAGCGGTTGAAAAGCCATCCGGGCGTCGCCGCCTGGAATCCGCTTTCCGTCGGCATTGCCTACGCGATGATTGACCGCATCACCAAGGACAAGGTGCCGCTGATCACCGTCAACCACGGCCGGACCGATTCGACCGACGGCCGGGTGTTTCCTTACGTATTTCCCTTGCTGCTCAACCCCTACAGCGAGACGTCCGGTATCGTGAACTACATCGCCTCGCGCGAGGGCGGCGCCGACAAGCTCAAGGGCAAGAAGATCGTCGTGCTCTACCATGGCTCGCCCTACGGCAAGGAGACGATCCCGATCTATAAGCTGCTCGCCGACAAGTATGGCTTCTCCCTTGAGCAGATTGAGGTACCGCATCCCGGCAACGAGCAGCAGTCGCAATGGCTGTCGATCCGGCGCGCCAAGCCGGACTATGTGGTGCTGCGCGGCTGGGGCGTGATGAATCCGGTGGCGCTGAAGACCGCGCAGAAGGTCGGATTCCCCGTCGATCGCATCATCGGCAATGTCTGGTCGAATTCGGAAGAGGACGTCATTCCTGCCGGCGATGCCGCGAAGGGCTATGTCGCGATCACGACGCAGGCTTCCGGCGCGGAATACCCAGTGCTGCAGGAGGTGATCAAGACCGTCTACGGCGCAGGCAAGGGCAATCTCGACGACAAGAAGCGGATCGGCAGCGTCTATCACAACCTCGGCATCGTCAACGGCATCCTCAATGTCGAGGCGGTCCGGATTGCGCAGCAGAAATTTGGCAAGCGCACGCTCACTGGCGATGAGGTGCGCTGGGGCTTCGAACATCTGCAGCTCGACCCCGCGCGGGTCGAGGCCTTGGGCGCCAATGACCTGTTCCATTCCATCAACGTGACCTGGGACAATCACGAGGGTGATGGCCGCGTAACCTTCCAGCAGTGGGACGGCACCAAGTGGAAGGTCGTGTCGGACTGGATCGCACCCGACTGGGCGTTTCTGCGCCCGATCATCGAGAAATCGTCGGCTGCCTATGCCACGGAGCACAACATCAAGATCCGCACCTCCGACGACACGCCGGTCGGTCAGTAA
- a CDS encoding branched-chain amino acid ABC transporter permease, whose protein sequence is MTTAAHPVAERRLIANHLGIAVLLTAAYGVIPFAGSDYLLDAVLTPFLALALAALGLNLLTGYAGQVSLGSAAFLAVGAYAAHNFNLRVPELPILVSLVAAGLVAAAVGMVFGLPSLRLRGFYLAVSTLAAQFFVQWALTKFGWFSNDSPSGVIDAPPLVVGGITFSGAVGRYLFSLTVVVISTLLAIRLLRSQIGRNFIALRDHETAAKVIGVPLLRTKLLAFGVSSFIIGIAGVLWAFAYLRTVEPAGFNLDRSFQILFIIIIGGLASIRGAFLGAAFMVAFPLLLSRLGAGLLGNIFDSGVLEMSQRIVIGALIIGLLIAEPRGLIALVDRLTERIVRRFRTPPYFVKS, encoded by the coding sequence ATGACGACAGCTGCCCACCCTGTTGCCGAGCGCCGGCTCATAGCTAATCATCTCGGCATCGCGGTTCTTCTGACCGCAGCCTATGGCGTCATTCCCTTCGCGGGCTCCGATTACCTGCTTGATGCCGTCCTGACGCCGTTCCTTGCTCTCGCGCTTGCCGCCTTGGGCCTCAATCTGCTCACCGGCTATGCCGGCCAGGTCTCGCTCGGGTCGGCCGCCTTTCTCGCGGTCGGCGCCTATGCCGCTCACAATTTCAACCTGCGTGTGCCCGAATTGCCGATCTTGGTGAGCCTTGTGGCCGCGGGCCTTGTGGCGGCGGCAGTCGGGATGGTTTTCGGCCTGCCCAGCCTTCGGCTGCGGGGCTTCTACCTCGCGGTCTCGACGCTCGCGGCGCAGTTCTTCGTGCAGTGGGCACTCACAAAGTTCGGCTGGTTTTCGAACGACAGTCCCTCCGGCGTGATCGACGCGCCACCGCTAGTAGTGGGGGGCATCACCTTTTCGGGCGCGGTCGGGCGGTACCTCTTCTCACTCACCGTCGTCGTCATCTCGACGCTGCTCGCGATCCGGCTGCTGCGCTCACAGATCGGGCGGAATTTCATTGCGTTGCGCGACCATGAGACGGCGGCAAAGGTGATTGGCGTGCCGCTGCTCCGCACCAAGCTGCTCGCGTTCGGCGTCTCGTCGTTCATCATCGGGATCGCTGGGGTACTGTGGGCCTTTGCCTACTTGCGCACCGTGGAGCCCGCCGGGTTCAACCTGGATCGTTCATTTCAGATCCTCTTCATCATCATCATCGGTGGCCTCGCCTCGATTCGAGGCGCCTTTCTTGGTGCGGCATTCATGGTCGCCTTTCCGCTCCTGCTCTCGCGCCTTGGTGCGGGGCTTCTCGGCAACATCTTCGATTCCGGCGTGCTCGAGATGAGCCAGCGCATCGTCATCGGTGCGCTCATCATTGGCCTGTTGATCGCCGAACCCCGCGGTTTGATCGCGCTCGTCGACCGCCTCACCGAGCGGATCGTGCGCCGGTTTCGTACGCCTCCCTATTTTGTCAAGTCTTGA
- a CDS encoding branched-chain amino acid ABC transporter permease yields the protein MFNYQFFIEVLVGGLLSGIMYSLVAIGFVLIYKTSGVLNFAQGAMLLFAALTFVSLIERGVPFWLALSATLVIMVVLGITVERTVLRPLVNQSPMTLFMATLGLSYIIEGAAQLLWGTQVHGLDLGIDDVPFEVGGVLISQFDLFAAAIAGTLVTTFALFFRYTRTGLAFRAVADDQFAALAVGLRLPRVWAAVWTAAGIVALVAGLLWGARLGVQFSLSLVVLKALPVLVLGGFDSVAGAIVGGLLIGAIEKLAEVYVGPLFGGGIEAWTAYVVALGFLLVRPSGLFGQKLVERV from the coding sequence ATGTTCAATTACCAGTTCTTCATCGAGGTTCTCGTCGGCGGGCTGTTGTCCGGCATCATGTACTCGCTGGTCGCGATCGGCTTCGTGCTGATCTACAAGACATCAGGCGTCCTCAACTTCGCGCAAGGCGCGATGCTCTTGTTCGCGGCGCTCACCTTTGTGAGCCTGATCGAGCGCGGCGTGCCGTTCTGGTTGGCCCTCTCCGCCACACTGGTGATTATGGTCGTGCTCGGCATCACCGTCGAACGCACAGTGCTGCGGCCGCTCGTCAACCAGTCGCCGATGACATTGTTCATGGCGACGCTTGGCCTGTCCTATATCATCGAGGGCGCCGCGCAGCTGTTATGGGGCACACAGGTCCACGGCCTCGATCTCGGCATCGACGACGTTCCGTTCGAAGTCGGTGGCGTCCTGATCAGTCAGTTCGACCTGTTCGCGGCGGCGATCGCGGGCACGCTGGTCACAACCTTTGCGCTGTTCTTCCGTTACACCCGAACAGGCCTGGCGTTCCGCGCGGTCGCGGACGACCAGTTCGCCGCGTTGGCGGTCGGACTCCGCCTCCCTCGCGTGTGGGCGGCGGTGTGGACCGCGGCCGGAATCGTCGCGCTGGTCGCGGGCTTGTTGTGGGGGGCGCGCCTTGGCGTGCAGTTCTCACTATCGCTCGTCGTGCTCAAGGCGCTGCCAGTGTTGGTGCTTGGAGGCTTCGATTCGGTCGCGGGCGCCATCGTCGGAGGCCTCCTGATCGGTGCAATCGAGAAGCTGGCCGAGGTCTACGTCGGCCCGTTGTTCGGCGGCGGCATCGAGGCCTGGACGGCCTATGTGGTCGCGCTCGGGTTCCTCTTGGTGCGTCCGTCCGGGCTGTTCGGACAGAAACTGGTGGAAAGGGTCTGA
- a CDS encoding ABC transporter ATP-binding protein, with the protein MSLVATSGGDALVLARTHERAAEAAREAEAAPPAAEAALVGGAPVPVLQLEGISLSFGGITALDGIDLAVANGEIRAIIGPNGAGKSSLLNVVSGLYRPDRGMVRLGSERFTHVPTSRLAALGVARTFQNLALFKGLPVLDNVITGFVHRRRAGFVRQILATPQARREEAESRAASEDVIAFLHLDAVKHQLAGGLPYGVQKRVELARALVARPQLLLLDEPLAGVTVGEKQELAAHIRNARDAYGTTIVLIEHDIGVVMGLSDRIAVLDYGRKIADGTPDEVRSDQSVIDAYLGVAHEGETELVV; encoded by the coding sequence ATGAGCCTGGTTGCGACATCGGGCGGCGACGCCCTAGTCCTGGCGCGCACGCACGAGCGCGCTGCCGAGGCCGCGCGGGAGGCGGAGGCGGCGCCTCCCGCGGCCGAGGCGGCGCTGGTGGGCGGCGCCCCCGTGCCAGTCCTGCAACTTGAGGGAATCTCGCTTAGCTTTGGCGGGATCACTGCGCTCGACGGCATTGATCTTGCGGTTGCGAACGGCGAGATCCGGGCCATCATCGGCCCCAACGGTGCCGGCAAAAGTTCTCTGCTCAACGTCGTGAGCGGGCTCTACCGTCCCGATCGGGGCATGGTGCGGCTCGGCAGCGAACGGTTCACTCATGTGCCGACCTCGCGCCTTGCGGCGCTTGGCGTGGCGCGCACGTTCCAGAACCTTGCCCTGTTCAAGGGTCTGCCGGTGCTTGACAACGTCATCACGGGCTTCGTGCACCGGAGGCGGGCCGGCTTCGTGCGGCAAATCCTGGCGACGCCGCAGGCGCGTCGCGAGGAGGCCGAAAGTCGCGCGGCTTCCGAGGACGTGATCGCGTTTCTTCACCTCGACGCGGTTAAGCATCAACTCGCGGGCGGGCTCCCATACGGCGTCCAGAAGCGGGTGGAGCTGGCGAGAGCGCTTGTCGCGCGTCCGCAGCTGTTGCTGCTCGACGAGCCGCTCGCCGGCGTGACGGTGGGCGAGAAGCAGGAATTGGCGGCGCACATACGCAATGCGCGCGACGCGTACGGCACCACCATCGTCCTGATCGAGCACGATATCGGCGTCGTCATGGGTCTCTCCGATCGGATCGCGGTTCTCGACTACGGCCGCAAGATCGCCGACGGCACACCGGATGAGGTGCGGTCGGACCAGTCGGTCATCGACGCCTATCTCGGCGTGGCTCATGAGGGTGAGACGGAGCTCGTGGTCTAA
- the sfnG gene encoding dimethylsulfone monooxygenase SfnG, with translation MTTNNAPIKFAYWVPNVSGGLVISSIEQRTSWDIDYNRKLAQIAEKAGFDYALSQIRFTAGYGADNQHESVSFSHALLAATEKLKVIAALLPGPWNPALAAKQIATISQLTNARVAVNIVSGWFRGEFHAIGEPWLDHDERYRRSEEFINALRGTWTQESFTFKGDFYRFNDYSLKPKPLEPLPEIFQGGSSRAARDMAARVSDWYFTNGNTPDGLTAQVSDIRAKEKTFGKNWRTKIGINAFGIVRQTEKEARDVLQEILDKAIPEAVQGFHHEVQNAGNASPEREGNWAKSTFQDLVQYNDGFKSNLIGTPQQVAERIVELKRAGADLILLGFLHFQEEVEYFGKHVIPLVRELEASRSPHVQAAE, from the coding sequence ATGACAACGAACAACGCCCCTATCAAATTCGCCTACTGGGTCCCGAACGTCTCCGGGGGCCTTGTCATTTCCTCGATCGAGCAGCGAACGAGCTGGGACATCGACTATAATCGAAAGCTCGCGCAGATCGCGGAGAAGGCCGGCTTCGACTACGCTTTGAGCCAAATTCGCTTCACCGCAGGTTATGGCGCCGATAACCAGCACGAATCTGTCAGCTTCTCGCATGCGCTGCTCGCCGCGACCGAAAAGCTCAAGGTGATTGCCGCGCTCCTTCCCGGGCCCTGGAACCCAGCCCTTGCTGCAAAGCAGATCGCAACGATCAGTCAGCTGACCAATGCCCGAGTGGCGGTCAACATCGTCTCGGGTTGGTTCCGTGGCGAATTTCACGCCATCGGCGAGCCCTGGCTCGATCACGACGAGCGCTACCGCCGCTCAGAAGAGTTCATCAACGCGCTGCGTGGGACCTGGACGCAGGAGAGCTTCACCTTCAAGGGCGACTTCTATCGATTCAACGACTACTCGCTGAAGCCGAAGCCGCTCGAACCGCTGCCGGAGATCTTCCAGGGTGGCTCCTCGCGCGCGGCCCGCGACATGGCGGCCCGGGTGTCCGATTGGTATTTTACCAACGGCAATACACCGGACGGTCTGACGGCACAGGTCAGTGATATCAGGGCCAAGGAAAAGACCTTCGGCAAGAATTGGCGTACGAAGATTGGTATCAATGCATTCGGCATTGTCAGGCAAACCGAAAAGGAAGCCAGGGACGTCCTACAGGAGATTCTCGACAAGGCGATTCCAGAAGCGGTGCAGGGCTTCCATCACGAAGTCCAGAATGCCGGCAATGCCAGCCCCGAGCGCGAGGGCAATTGGGCCAAGTCCACTTTCCAGGATCTCGTTCAGTACAATGATGGCTTCAAGTCTAATCTGATCGGCACGCCGCAGCAGGTCGCCGAACGCATCGTCGAGCTCAAGCGCGCCGGCGCCGACCTGATCCTGCTCGGCTTTCTGCATTTCCAGGAAGAGGTCGAGTATTTCGGCAAGCACGTGATCCCGCTAGTGCGCGAGCTCGAAGCAAGCCGTTCGCCGCACGTTCAGGCGGCGGAATAG